One segment of Thermodesulfobacteriota bacterium DNA contains the following:
- a CDS encoding tyrosine-type recombinase/integrase, with protein MAIRKRGSIWYIDYYAGGKRHVEAVGPLKKDAEAALGGIKKEIREGRWFPRKLREVPFDDLVDEYEGAAKSKRSYHVEKSYIAKVKEYFEGRLLSELTPLDVERFKADRKGTPTRGNRPRTGTAVNRELACLRAMLNKAVQWGMIEKNPAARVKMFPEPPGRNCFLTVEQAGRLLDACAPHLRSIVLCALETGMRKAEILGLRWSDIRNGMVYLPANRTKNGKPREVPVSQRLSTELLRLRNRRRTEDVSVASDLVFQPPRKRVGKRRGKVEVVTGPMRSIRNAWDTALEKAGIAPTFHFHDLRHTFASHQKMAGVDDYTLMELLGHSDFTMMKRYAHLTPEHKRKAVEMLPSWTETDPAVVPAATDEVC; from the coding sequence ATGGCAATCCGGAAGCGCGGGAGCATCTGGTACATCGACTACTACGCCGGGGGCAAGCGGCACGTGGAGGCGGTCGGCCCGTTGAAGAAGGACGCGGAGGCCGCCCTCGGTGGGATCAAGAAGGAGATTCGAGAGGGGCGGTGGTTCCCCCGAAAGCTGCGGGAGGTCCCCTTCGACGACCTGGTGGACGAGTACGAGGGCGCGGCGAAGTCGAAGAGGAGCTACCACGTCGAGAAGTCCTACATCGCCAAGGTGAAGGAGTACTTCGAGGGGCGGCTCCTCTCGGAACTGACTCCCCTCGACGTGGAGCGGTTCAAGGCCGACCGGAAGGGTACCCCGACCCGGGGCAATCGACCCCGGACCGGGACGGCGGTCAACCGGGAGCTGGCCTGCCTGCGGGCGATGCTGAACAAGGCCGTCCAGTGGGGGATGATCGAGAAGAACCCCGCCGCGCGGGTGAAGATGTTCCCCGAACCCCCCGGTCGGAACTGCTTCCTGACCGTCGAGCAGGCGGGGCGGCTGCTCGACGCGTGCGCCCCGCACCTGCGGTCCATCGTGCTGTGCGCGCTGGAGACCGGGATGCGGAAGGCGGAGATCCTCGGCCTGAGGTGGTCGGACATCCGCAACGGGATGGTCTACCTCCCAGCGAACCGGACGAAGAACGGGAAGCCCCGCGAGGTCCCTGTGTCCCAGCGGCTCTCTACCGAGCTGCTGCGGCTGCGCAACCGGCGCCGGACCGAGGATGTCTCGGTCGCGTCCGACCTCGTGTTCCAGCCCCCGAGGAAGCGGGTGGGTAAACGGCGGGGCAAGGTGGAGGTGGTGACCGGCCCGATGCGATCGATCCGGAATGCCTGGGACACGGCCCTTGAGAAGGCCGGGATCGCGCCGACCTTCCACTTCCACGACCTGCGGCACACGTTCGCCAGCCACCAGAAGATGGCCGGGGTGGACGACTACACCCTGATGGAACTCCTCGGGCACTCGGACTTCACCATGATGAAGCGATACGCGCACCTCACGCCGGAACATAAACGGAAGGCGGTGGAGATGCTCCCTTCGTGGACGGAAACAGACCCCGCTGTGGTTCCTGCGGCGACGGACGAGGTGTGCTGA